Below is a window of Plasmodium gaboni strain SY75 chromosome 6, whole genome shotgun sequence DNA.
ATTAGTTTCATTATTCACCTTTTTGTTGTtatcattaatttttttattgctgttcatattatttctCAAATTTACCTGACTTGTGCAGGTGTTATTTAAAGTACGATTACACAcagaaaaattattatttaaattaaagttatttatatatgaattattattaaaatgaataGAATTATTTGCATCATTAATGActgaattatttttaataatattatttatttcattatatataatattattatgattattgTTAACGGCATgatatttctttatattatctgTTAAAAgatcattattttcatttattatgGTATCATTATCTTTATCACTATCTTCATCAGAATTCATGTGTATAACAGTTGAAATTGTATTTAATTCAATTTCTTCATCTTTATTTTGTGGATGCAATATATTTGAATCATTACATAATgttgaatattttaatgtgtgcttatcattattagtttctttattattcacattattaatctttatatttatattatctttttcttcttttaatattttgtccatattttttaatgtgCCTTCattattgtttatattgTGTAGTATATAAGGagatatatatgtattttttacatGAATAATTCTAGTGCGTTTGACATTActcatatttatattttcatctaTCATAGGCATTTtgataaaagaaaaaaaaaaaaaatatatatatatatatatataatatatatattaatgtatTATTTGCAATACTTTTTGGTTATTGTCTCCCCtctattttttatttatttttaaaatattttttatatcaatataattagtccaaaaatatatatatatatatatatatatatatcataatatatatattatataattacatgttatattcctttttccaaatatttaaaaaaatatggatttcatattcttatgaaaaaaaaaaaaaataaaataaaataaatattacGAAACAACTTTAAAAACGggaataaaaaaaaaatatgtaaaatctcaatttttaagaattatatatttaataatattccATCGATATTTAGCATACACATTAAATGTTAGAGCATACAgttatatacaaaaataaaaacacaaaataattataatcaATTATAACATTTAAAGTATTTACATaactttattttttcttataaacatatataatataatatgtatattatatatatatatatatatatatatatatatatgtataaaggaagaaataaataaattaaaaaaaaaaaatatatgatataaaaaatacgAAATGAATTTGGCactttttttgttcttttaCAATTGACGgttcttttttcttttttttttattttattttcaaaaagAGTACTATTTAAATCTAATTCATTGATTAATTATTTGTCATATTATTTCTcaataatcaaaataaataaaacaaaaagaagaaaacttgtatgattttataaaaagagAATATTTCCACACATGCAAATGTTATATGTAAGCACAAGATGCatctattatttttattatattttgataattttaaaatatttttaaatgaaataaaaatattttaattaaaatattcattttataaaaataatattattaatacatataatacATCAAAGAACAAATCCTATGAGTCAAATTGTATctattaattataatagattttttttgttctatatattagtatttacatattatatgttatcAAAATTGTATTCccatatataattttcatttaatttttataacttttaattatatttttatttcaaatttaatataatattcctttattaaaataaatatacacaatatatatttatttatattaataagaatagttcaaagaaaaaaaaaaaaaaaaaaaaagagaaaatgatataaaaataatgaattttattcaaaaaataatattaaaaagaaaagaaaaaggaatgaaaatttttttttgtatatctTATTTTGAAATGGACAAATTATAATTGGCAAAATCCcaatttattttattaaaccattctaaaaaataaaatatatatatatatatatatatatatatatatatatatatataattattttatgaataaatatattatgattattcGTAAAATagattttatatattcacTATAATACTACTTTAGACAAAccttttatataatcagCCCTCGAGTTTTTATAATCAACATAATAAGAATGTTCCCATatatctttaaaaaattaaaaataataaaaatgtgtCAAAAAAggtataatatatatatatatatatatattattattattattttctttttacTATTTACCTAATGTTAATATGGGTTTTCcaatattttgtttaataGGACTATCAGCATCATGCCCTTGAAAAATCTCTAATTTTCtatcttttattattaaccATATCCACCCACTTCCAAAATGACCtgttaattttattttaaaaatgtatccatttttttattaaaataaattaaattatatataNNNNNNNNNNNNNNNNNNNNNNNNNNNNNNNNNNNNNNNNNNNNNNNNNNNNNNNNNNNNNNNNNNNNNNNNNNNNNNNNNNNNNNNNNNNNNNNNNNNNNNNNNNNNNNNNNNNNNNNNNNNNNNNNNNNNNNNNNNNNNNNNNNNNNNNNNNNNNNNNNNNNNNNNNNNNNNNNNNNNNNNNNNNNNNNNNNNNNNNNNNNNNNNNNNNNNNNNNNNNNNNNNNNNNNNNNNNNNNNNNNNNNNNNNNNNNNNNNNNNNNNNNNNNNNNNNNNNNNNNNNNNNNTGCCTATATTGCTcacatttataaaatatggatgtatataaatataattacaaatatatatgataaatgttttatattccaaataaataaataaaataaatattaaaatgtttaaatatatataattcaatgtatatccttttcatatttttaatactTAAAATATTGTGTAAAAGAAATATGCTTTACGAAATTTGCAATTTTTATTACCTGCATTATTGTATATAGATCCATCatacttttttattatgtctgaattttttaaaataaaaaaaaggttttattattatataaacataagAGAAAAGATAGAACGtaagtatataaaatataaatatgaacaaGCATACCTTCTAATGTTAAACTTTTTAAATCCTTATGTTGCTCAGATAAATCttcaataaaaaataaaaatgaaaatgaaaattaaaattttaataggaataattttttataaatatatgtatatataattttttcctttttacTATTTAAGTTCTTCACATATGTAGCATGGTGTTTGCTGTAATGATATTTTATAGCTTCCTCACTCAAGAAAGGGGACATATCTTGAGGGTTCTTTAggaacaaaaaaaaatacacatacatgtatatgtatatatatatatatttatatagacatatataatatatttataaataaatattatgtattatttttttttatttttttttttttatttacaaaGGGCAATTTCATTAAAGAAAATGGTTTAGCATTCCATAATGGCTTAACATCCCAActatcatataaattttcatCATGCTTAGAAAAACATTTATTAGTTTTATGTAGAGGAAGAAAACcattaaaatttaaaaaatttaatttgCATACATTTTTCAACCCATAAACACCTAAcaaatattacaaaaatgtattatgtatatatatatatatatatatatatatataatgtggtatgtttctttttttttttttttaatatgttaaaataaaaatattaatcTTAAACCTTGGGGAACATTTggttttaaaaaaaacaaaaaaattgaCAAAGAAAGGAAAATCTTAAAATTCATTTTGTAATTCgaaagatatattttatataacaaaaacaaaaataatattataaatatatataatatatacatatatattttttttttaatataaaaatatattattttttcctttcAGATTTATAAATGgtgtaatatatatatttttaaaatatatgatgatttaaaaaaaaaaaaaaataaaataaaaaaaaaatacacatattataatattatatacatatatcTTTTTAGTATCCTTTTTTAGAACTTATATGACAAATGaatgttaatattatcacagtattttaaataatcgccttttttaataaatacaaaaaaaattatattattatatataatataatatttcttaattttttctttttgtgggtgttttctaatttttttatatttgttataatattcatacATGTTTTCTTAGTGGTACACAGTTCTGCGGAgatgttttttttttttttttttttgtaaagattatatatacataataagaaaaggaaacataaaatattatccatacatatatatatatatatatatatatatatttatttatttatttaaaaggacaaaaaaaaaatatacatataatgatatattcatgtttcatttatttattctttttttctattttttcaataaaaagaatacgttgacaaaaataaattacaAAGGCACATAAATgtattatgtatattatataaatatatatgtataatattatatatatatatatatatattaatatatatatatatatttataatatatagtatgtaaaataaaaaaaaaaaaaaaaaaattgatttacatatataattacattATGTAGTCATTATTaatcatttaaattatcatttcatttattatatatattttttttaattatatattaatataatatattataaaaatcaaacaatatatatattatttattattacattttaaAAGTAAAAAGAAATTGTATATGGTTCTTTTTTTCCtataattcattatatattatatatgttttttttttttttttttttcttttttaaattaataaaataataaaacaaaatataaaatatacatttattacGATGagttattttatataatttaacagatataaaaaaaaaaatatataatatatagaGAGAAAGACCATATATAcagaaaaaatattatagggaaaaaaaataaaataaaataaaataaaataaaacttatgtaaatatatatatatatatatatattatttatatatatggaataaatatatctaatgAACTTTTCTTTTTAGTTTGCTGAAGTAATGAATTATGAGTCCAGTCGATAAATAAGTAATATGTTATAGAGggttatatatatttaaaaatttatcaacataataatataatataaacaatacatttaatatatatatatatgagGAAAAACCATATGAGACAactatatttataaaacgaacatacatatatatatatatatatatatatatatatatgtgagAGAATGAACTGATATAAAATTACTATTAAAaagaacatataaaaaatgataataacaaaatttatatgCTACTAAGTAGTACCTTAAATAATCACATATCAAAGTTTAgtatataacaatattattacatatatatatatatatatatatatatatatttatatttatatttatttatttttttatttaatttttttttttctgcGAAATGTATTATGACCCGCTGGTTGCGCttgttaatatattaccCGTGGAAAAACTAAGCGATGAGAAtagcaaaaaaaaatctaGATGGGAAAGGAATGCAACTAACAatattatagaaaataaagtAGTGGTATCAAACAAGTGGGGGTCTGAAGATTATAAACCCTATCTACCATTACCTTTTGTTGATTTCCCACCAGGTTTAACTCCTGCGCAGTTAGATCAGTTTTTGAGAGAACAACGATATGATGaattaacaaaaaaattaaataaaggGGAATTAGAATATGTAGATCCAGATATTCGACCCCCTTCTCCACCTCCTATATATGACAAGAATGGTAGTAGGATTAATACAAGAGAAGcaagaataaaaaatagtATGATAGAAGAACATCATAGGTTAAtagaatatttattaaaacatGTAGATGGATTTGTAGCACCTCCTACTTATAAACCAATAAAGAAAATTCGTAAGATTGAAATACCTATAGATAAATATCCagaatataattttatggGTTTAATTATTGGGCCACGTGGTTGTAATCATAAACGATTAGAAGCTGAGAGTGGTGCCCAAATAAGTATAAGAGGAAAAGGCACATTAAAAGAAGGTAAAAAAACAGATCATCAAACTGAAATAGAAGCTGCTATGCCTAAACATGTACATATAGCAGCTGATACAGAAGAATGTGTAGAAAAGGCTGTTAGTCTAATAACACCTTTATTAGATCCTTTTCATCCTTTACatgaagaatataaaagaaaaggaTTAGAACAATTAGCTCTAGTTAATGGTATTAACCTAAGTCAATTAGATACACAAAGATGTTCTATATGTAATTCAAATACACATTTAACTTTTGAATGCCCagaaaatatgaatatacaaaattttaaaaagcCAGAAATTAAATGTAATTTATGTGGAGATCATGGTCATATTACTTTAGACTGTAAACTAGCGAAACAGTCTTCAtcaaattatattaataaaaatgatcTAGAAAATTCCAATGACATATCACAACCTATACATGCACATCTACATTCACCTGCACCTCCCCCACCTCCACCACCTCCTCCATTATATGACCCAATAACAAATACAACACAAGGATATAATGGAATATACAAAGTAgacaaaataaaaatggatttagaatatgaaaaaatgatgaatGAATTAAATGGTGATCCGAataaagagaaaaaaaatgatgacatatataaaaaattaaatgaaaatacaATGGATAATATTGCAAGtgaaaatgatataatgaatatgaataatgataaatataatatatcacATGATAGTAATATGATTCCAAcaaatagtaataatataaatgatatatataaaaataataataataataatcagataaatgataataatgagttatataaaaatgataatgaatataatataaattatatggaaacaaataataattatatgaataattatcctattaatataaataaatttaatgCATCAAATCATcataatatgaataatcCTAATTTTATACCTCTTCcacaaaataataatgaaaatcattttaataacatgttaaattttaataatgtaaataatataccTATAACACCTCCATTACCACCTATATTACCAAATTTTCTTAATATGCCATTTGTTGATAATGACATTATGACAAATCCTGCATTTGCANNNNNNNNNNNNNNNNNNNNNNNNNNNNNNNNNNNNNNNNNNNNNNNNNNNNNNNNNNNNtctttaatataattatttatatgtttttattttattttattttgtagATTGGGCACAAATGCCTATGAATTATGCAGAGCAGTTACTAGTCAATGCGCCCGCACCAGACACAAACCCTCCTCCACTTCCATCAGACAGTGTAGGTTTgaataaagaagaaaatacaaacacaacataaaaaattataaacaataataaatatatatatgtatgtatttatgtatatatttatgaagaaaaaaaaaaaaaaaagagttttttttttttttttttttttttttttaatataaacatatttattccattatatatatatatatatatatatatatatatatatatatgtaatataattttttttcatttttacttttataaaaatatgcTTAATCATTGtaatgtttatatttttgaatatttttgGCTTTTCACAAaataattgtatatattaatttattatttattcattttattttcacTCCTTTTGATTAACACGCTTGTTTATTTATCCTTAAATGTGTGTGTTAGcatatgaataattttcatagagactttttttttttcgttaGTTActaaattaatatttttatatacatcTGGGAATTTTGTATATAGCCAACAATACATATCCATCATTTCATAATACATTTCTAATAATTGAGTATATTCATCTATATGgattatattatcatcattatttttttgtatgttcatactttttatttccCCTTGATTATGTTCACATAGTGTGTTGACGTTTATATTGTTATCtatatctatttttttattaaaataaaaactaTTCGTAGATATATCAtacttattattattatgatctatataatttatattacttaTCACATTTTCATTTAGATATGCATGATATtgatttataaaatttgtatttatattagCATCCCtttgaatattattatatgatatacTATGATTTGTTGTATTGTTATTATTGgtttcattatttaatagATCGAAATATTTGTTGCCATCTACATGAgagaatatattattattgaCACAATGAAAAAAATCTACATACCCTAATATACTATGACACATACAAAATGTTTTTAATGTATTAAgaagaataatattatttatatttattggACATAAGGAATATGTAAAAAGAATCTTTGGTTGTAAATTAATATGTTCTAACTCctttgtaataataatcatattattataattttttgttaaaaaaaaatattcatcATTTAATCTTACATAATCAACTAATATTTTAAGTATTTCATGtagttttatttttgaattGTATTCATATTCTAAAGTTTTTCTTAATTCTTCAACAATATAATACTGGGGAAAGAATCCTGCCTTTGctttataattatttttattattaatggtgcaaataaaattatcaccatcattatttttatgtatataattattattattatgaatattttttattatttttaattttttcttgtctgcactatatatatcattaattTCGTTACTTGTTTCCATTTGCTCGTCCTTCATAGTtctttccttttttatcatattatatatatctaataaTGTTGAATATTGGATATTcaataaattatttatgttGTGTAACCGATCCGAATGagatttatttaattcGTTTTGCCCCTCTTGTAGATCACTAGTTGATATATAATTGAGactatttatatatttatgtttaaaTATAGTTTTCAATATTTCTATATCTTCTATGTGTATACATGTAATATATCCTATAGATTTATTTTCAGATGAAGGATTAAAACGACCTGCCCTTCCAGCTATTTGTAAAAATTCCGAAATAGTTAAATATCTTAAAATATCTCcatcatatttttttaagg
It encodes the following:
- a CDS encoding RNA-binding protein mei2-like protein, with amino-acid sequence MPMIDENINMSNVKRTRIIHVKNTYISPYILHNINNNEGTLKNMDKILKEEKDNINIKINNVNNKETNNDKHTLKYSTLCNDSNILHPQNKDEEIELNTISTVIHMNSDEDSDKDNDTIINENNDLLTDNIKKYHAVNNNHNNIIYNEINNIIKNNSVINDANNSIHFNNNSYINNFNLNNNFSVCNRTLNNTCTSQVNLRNNMNSNKKINDNNKKVNNETNNRTNNDNSINEFDKLNNKKNNYIDCSVYKCEDEIPLGTILNIQDLENHTNNNMNNCHNNNNIKSKILTTVMLRNIPNKYTQNMLMDVMNEHFKGLYDFFYLPIDFRNKCNVGYAFINFIHPYYAELFIKFFNNYKLNAFKSNKVCSVTWGRVQGLKANIEHYRNSAIMTIPIPQYKPILFQNGISVSWPESDGPLPSIKLRSQKF
- a CDS encoding superoxide dismutase [Fe] (part of same gene as PGSY75_0623500A~gap found within coding sequence) gives rise to the protein HFGSGWIWLIIKDRKLEIFQGHDADSPIKQNIGKPILTLDIWEHSYYVDYKNSRADYIKEWFNKINWDFANYNLSISK
- a CDS encoding superoxide dismutase [Fe] (part of same gene as PGSY75_0623500B~gap found within coding sequence); translated protein: MNFKIFLSLSIFLFFLKPNVPQGVYGLKNVCKLNFLNFNGFLPLHKTNKCFSKHDENLYDSWDVKPLWNAKPFSLMKLPFNPQDMSPFLSEEAIKYHYSKHHATYVKNLNNLSEQHKDLKSLTLEDIIKKYDGSIYNNA
- a CDS encoding putative transcription or splicing factor-like protein (part of same gene as PGSY75_0623600B~gap found within coding sequence); its protein translation is MYYDPLVALVNILPVEKLSDENSKKKSRWERNATNNIIENKVVVSNKWGSEDYKPYLPLPFVDFPPGLTPAQLDQFLREQRYDELTKKLNKGELEYVDPDIRPPSPPPIYDKNGSRINTREARIKNSMIEEHHRLIEYLLKHVDGFVAPPTYKPIKKIRKIEIPIDKYPEYNFMGLIIGPRGCNHKRLEAESGAQISIRGKGTLKEGKKTDHQTEIEAAMPKHVHIAADTEECVEKAVSLITPLLDPFHPLHEEYKRKGLEQLALVNGINLSQLDTQRCSICNSNTHLTFECPENMNIQNFKKPEIKCNLCGDHGHITLDCKLAKQSSSNYINKNDLENSNDISQPIHAHLHSPAPPPPPPPPPLYDPITNTTQGYNGIYKVDKIKMDLEYEKMMNELNGDPNKEKKNDDIYKKLNENTMDNIASENDIMNMNNDKYNISHDSNMIPTNSNNINDIYKNNNNNNQINDNNELYKNDNEYNINYMETNNNYMNNYPININKFNASNHHNMNNPNFIPLPQNNNENHFNNMLNFNNVNNIPITPPLPPILPNFLNMPFVDNDIMTNPAFA
- a CDS encoding putative transcription or splicing factor-like protein (part of same gene as PGSY75_0623600A~gap found within coding sequence) — its product is WAQMPMNYAEQLLVNAPAPDTNPPPLPSDSVGLNKEENTNTT